CCCGCGACATCGGCGCGGAACTCGACGCGGAGATCGAGGGCGTGATCGGTCCCGAGCGGATGGCGCAGCTGAAGGACATCCTCTCCGAACTGGGCTCGGGACTCCTCGGACTCGACTTCCCGCCTTCGCGGTAGCCGTCACCCCACCCGGCGCGCACCCCAGTCGGGCGATGTCTCAGCCAGTATTCGCTGACCGTCTGGCCCGGGGTTCTCAGAAGCTCTGAGGGTGAAGGTGTGGCAAACGGGCGGCATGCCTTGTGGTTGCGCCCCTTACGCCTGCTTTATGGTCATGTGAGCGAACGGATCTGGGCGGGAGGCAAAGTCCACCTAGCAAACTATGTCAATTTCGTCGGTTGACTAATTTCTGTCGATTTTGATTGCTGAGGCGTGGGGAGTGTTGTACGGTTGCCCGCGATTGTGCTTCCGGTCACAGTCGTTCGCATCGTCGAAATGCCGTGTCTTTCAGGAGGTGGCCGTGTTCGAGATGGACCACGGGGCGCCAGCCCAGACCGGGTGCCGCTGAGTGCGAACCGTGCGCGGACCCGCACCTGCGATCGCGCTGGGCGAGTTCTTCGGGATGTGCCTGGACACGATCGTCCAGATGTTTCGCCCACCGTTCGCGTGGCGCGAGTTTCTGCTCCAATGCTGGTTCGTCGCGCGTGTCTCGATGATGCCGACAGTGCTCCTGGCCATTCCGTTCACGGTGCTCACGACCTTCACGCTGAACATCCTGTTGGTGGAGATCGGAGCGGCTGACTTCTCCGGATCCGGTGCGGCGCTGGGCGCAGTGACCCAGATCGGCCCAGTCGTCACGGTTCTCGTGATCGCTGGCGCGGCCGCCACCGCGATGTGCGCCGACCTCGGTGCCCGCACCATCCGCGAGGAGATCGATGCGCTGCGGGTGCTCGGCATCGATCCGATCCAGGCTCTCGTGGTACCGCGGGTGTTGGCGGCCACCCTGATCTCGCTGATGTTGGCCTCGACGGTGACGATGACGGGGATCGTGGGTGGGTTCTTCTTCTCCGTGTTCCTCCAGAACGTCACACCCGGCGCCTTCGCGGCGGGCCTGACGCTGCTGGTGGGGACGCCGGAGGTCATCGTCTGTCTGCTGAAGGCCGCGATCTTCGGCATGACCGCGGGTCTGATCGCCTGCTACAAGGGCATCACCGTCGGAGGTGGGCCGGCAGGGGTCGGCAACGCGGTCAACGAGACGGTCGTCTTCACGTTCCTGGCGCTGTTCGTGATCAATGTCATCGCCACGGCTGTCGCGGTGAAGGCGGGAGCATGACCGTAGCCGCGCCCAGCAGTCTCTTCGTGCGTACGCGACATCGCGCCCAGAAGGTCGTCGCCGGATGGCGCCGACTCGGGGAGCAGACGGAGTTCTACGGCCTGACGATCCGCGGAATCTGGGATGCGTTCGCCCACTACAAGATCGAGGTGGTCAGGCTCATCGCCCAGATGAGCTTGGGCACCGGTGCGCTGGCCATCAT
The DNA window shown above is from Mycolicibacterium confluentis and carries:
- a CDS encoding MlaE family ABC transporter permease translates to MCLDTIVQMFRPPFAWREFLLQCWFVARVSMMPTVLLAIPFTVLTTFTLNILLVEIGAADFSGSGAALGAVTQIGPVVTVLVIAGAAATAMCADLGARTIREEIDALRVLGIDPIQALVVPRVLAATLISLMLASTVTMTGIVGGFFFSVFLQNVTPGAFAAGLTLLVGTPEVIVCLLKAAIFGMTAGLIACYKGITVGGGPAGVGNAVNETVVFTFLALFVINVIATAVAVKAGA